In one Corallococcus sp. EGB genomic region, the following are encoded:
- the rpmG gene encoding 50S ribosomal protein L33, with translation MPKGNRTIIQLVSSAGTGYCYTTTKNKRKSQEKLQKRKYDPRVRKHVLFVEGRP, from the coding sequence GCCCAAGGGAAACCGCACCATCATCCAGCTCGTGTCCTCGGCGGGGACCGGCTACTGCTACACGACGACGAAGAACAAGCGGAAGTCGCAGGAGAAGCTCCAGAAGCGCAAGTACGACCCGAGGGTGCGCAAGCACGTGCTCTTCGTGGAGGGCAGGCCATGA